In Lates calcarifer isolate ASB-BC8 linkage group LG15, TLL_Latcal_v3, whole genome shotgun sequence, one genomic interval encodes:
- the si:ch211-257p13.3 gene encoding kinesin-like protein KIFC3 — protein MYAFYSLLVYIFYTVFKKEEEEGLEGACGSSSDEPGPVSMETGSRRKDGHTPKMGKKACARLSESSSSSDSDEISVSDEDEEDGPDIPACTPLAAFLSFKQEAERRRASQVQLETTAKLAESPLVAVMSHLLSFLEQYSHFQQLQQQADQYRVQLKRHRVQHRRQMKALRASYRQRLRDKNSIISSLEEAISQQQTPSPLSEGESSSDAGAQAGVHRLVESLYGLQGERSKLRGELRLLHSQLEQKERDRHSRIQAFQQQIDELKSCIEEREEELSRLRTATGATDSEKRVLCLSAENESLKQSLSVTQGLLQQLSAIPSQSSTMLIKENENLRSRVQQLEISLHQRAEQLSQLERQSEQSEWRRGEELRKREDRVRELQLELDKERGKEPVVKYVTQTVEVESPATLKHLTKARQRNELLSEKLSNQNERCKQLEEQIRKSDEYSCNLQHKIAAYEREISKLREELLKEIGHLEERKEEAVKAAANCSAEHFQNLQDQFFTLQKRLTALPPTLRSMKTDYASLRSQVRNFSEFYGAAINEAKKQISAAISEMSEANKDLLEKYRKEVALRRKYHEQLVELKGNIRVLCRVKPVLKEDQHEEGQSVVVTTDPNNESSLNVLNKGKGRIFELDKVFHPQATQEEVFQEIEPLVTSCIDGYHVCIFAYGQTGSGKTYTMEGSMENPGINQRALKHLFSEIEERKDMWSYTVTVSSVEIYNEVLRDLLSKDGEKLDIKINPDGTGQLHVPGLRVIEVKSFQHIKKILATARRNRITFGTQMNQHSSRSHALLCITVQGTDLATGSKTTGKLNLVDLAGSERVWKSGAEGERLKEAQNINRSLLALGDVIQALRARQTHIPFRNSRLTYLLQDSLGKGSKTVMVVQVSALESNVGETLCSLKFAQRVCKVELGPAARKIESGGGQCD, from the exons ATGTACGCCTTTTACTCCCTTTTAGTCTACATCTTCTACACTGTCTttaagaaggaggaggaggaaggcttGGAGGGGGCGTGTGGATCTTCCTCAGAT GAGCCAGGacctgtttccatggaaacagggagcaggaggaaggaTGGCCACACCCccaaaatgggaaaaaaagctTGTGCTCGGCTTAGTGAATCAA GCAGtagcagtgacagtgatgaaatATCTGTGagtgatgaagatgaggaagatgGCCCCGACATCCCAGCATGCACTCCTCTGGCTGCTTTTTTGTCCTTCAAACaggaggctgagaggagaagggCCTCGCAAGTTCAGCTGGAAACAACAGCAAAG TTGGCAGAGTCTCCCCTGGTGGCAGTGATGTCCCACTTGCTGAGTTTTCTGGAGCAGTACTCCCActtccagcagctgcagcagcaggccGACCAGTACCGCGTCCAGTTGAAGAGGCACCGCGTCCAGCACCGCCGGCAGATGAAGGCCCTGCGAGCCTCCTACCGCCAGCGCCTCAGGGACAAGAACAGCATCATCAGCAGCCTGGAGGAAGCCATCAGCCAGCAACAGACCCCCAGCCCACTGAGCgagg GTGAGTCCAGCAGTGACGCAGGGGCACAAGCTGGGGTTCACAGGCTGGTGGAGTCTCTGTACGGCCTGCAGGGTGAGAGGAGCAAGCTGAGGGGAGAACTCCGCCTGCTCCACTCGCAGCTGGAGCAGAAGGAAAGAGACCGACACTCTCGCATACAAGCCTTTCAGCAGCAG ATTGATGAGCTCAAGAGTTGCATAGAGGAGCGTGAAGAGGAGCTGTCAAGATTGAGAACTGCCACC GGGGCCACAGACTCAGAGAAGCGAGTGCTGTGTCTGTCGGCGGAGAACGAGAGTCTGAAACAAAGCCTGAGCGTCACTCAAggcctcctgcagcagctgtcagcCATCCCCTCCCAGTCCAGCACCATGCTCATCAAG GAGAATGAGAACCTCCGCAGCAgagtgcagcagctggagatcTCCTTACATCAGCGTGCCGAGCAGCTGTCGCAACTGGAGCGACAGAGCGAACAGAgcgagtggaggagaggagaggagctgaggaAACGAGAGGACAGGGTGAGGGAGCTGCAGCTGGAGttagacaaagagagaggcaAGGAGCCAGTGGTGAAG taTGTCACCCAGACTGTGGAGGTGGAATCACCTGCCACATTAAAGCACCTGACCAAAGCCAGACAGAGGAATGAGCTGCTGTCTGAAAAGCTGTCCAATCAGAACGAGCGGTGCAAACAGCTGGAGGAACAAATCAGGAAGTCTGATGAATACAGCTGTAATCTGCAGCACAAG ATTGCAGCATATGAGAGAGAGATCAGTAAGCTGAGAGAGGAACTGCTGAAAGAGATTGGCCActtggaggagaggaaagaggaggctGTGAAAGCTGCTGCCAACTGCTCGGCAGAGCACTTTCAGAACCTGCAAGACCAATTCTTCA cgTTGCAGAAGCGTCTTACGGCACTCCCACCAACTTTACGCTCCATGAAGACAGACTACGCCAGTCTCAGGAGCCAAGTTCGAAACTTCTCAGAGTTTTATGGAGCAGCTATAAATGAAGCAAAAAAACAG ATCTCAGCAGCTATCAGTGAGATGTCCGAAGCCAACAAAGACCTTCTGGAGAAATACAGGAAAGAGGTTGCATTGCGCAGGAAGTACCATGAGCAGCTGGTGGAGCTTAAAG GCAACATCCGTGTGCTGTGTCGTGTGAAGCCTGTGTTGAAGGAGGACCAGCATGAGGAGGGCCAGTCTGTGGTGGTGACGACAGACCCCAACAATGAGTCGTCCCTCAATGTCCTGAACAAAGGGAAGGGTCGCATCTTTGAACTGGACAAAGTCTTCCACCCTCAGGCCACACAGGAAGAG GTCTTTCAGGAGATTGAACCTCTCGTGACGTCCTGCATCGACGGCTACCATGTCTGCATTTTTGCCTACGGACAGACAGGCTCTGGAAAAACCTACACCATGGAG GGCAGTATGGAGAACCCAGGCATCAACCAGCGAGCCCTGAAACATCTCTTCAGTGAGATCGAGGAGAGGAAGGACATGTGGTCttacactgtcactgtcagttcTGTGGAGATCTACAACGAGGTGCTAAG AGACCTGCTGAGTAAGGACGGAGAGAAACTGGACATTAAGATCAACCCGGACGGAACAGGACAGCTGCATGTGCCGGGCCTCAGGGTCATCGAAGTTAAGAGCTTTCAGCACATTAAGAAG ATTTTAGCCACAGCCCGAAGGAACAGGATCACGTTTGGTACTCAGATGAACCAGCACAGCTCTCGCTCCCATGCTCTGCTCTGTATCACCGTCCAGGGCACTGACCTTGCCACAGGCTCCAAAACCACTG GCAAGTTGAACCTGGTGGACCTGGCCGGCTCGGAGAGGGTATGGAAGTCTGGCGCGGAGGGAGAGAGGCTGAAGGAGGCTCAGAATATTAACCGCTCTCTGCTGGCGCTGGGGGATGTAATCCAGGCTCTGAGGGCTCGGCAGACTCACATCCCTTTCAGGAACTCCCGCCTTACGTACTTATTACAAGACTCCCTGGGAAAAGGAAGCAAGACTGTCATGGTGGTGCAG GTCTCTGCTCTTGAGAGTAACGTGGGAGAGACACTGTGCTCACTGAAGTTTGCCCAGAGGGTGTGCAAGGTGGAGCTGGGTCCTGCAGCTAGGAAGATTGAATCTGGTGGAGGGCAGTGTGACTGA
- the cep72 gene encoding centrosomal protein of 72 kDa, translating into MAAECLTTLTEQWIRDRLQLKHPCLGDVRSLSLPGTYEEKIRHLGNALNNFVRLKSLDLSCNALVSVDGVQHMKKLERLILYYNCIPSLEDVKVLYELPALRELDLRLNPLTKSYPNYRPYLVHAMPNLRKLDSCFVRDTERKAAIMQFSSDILPEQRSSCLNQVEDQRSSNQRLALVDRLTKRLSLLTDTDDIVLNFVAMNHSDQSEISDSVHKEADVSEPREEKSQDFIEQRSSTPKQETAKSILRYPPTKYDNTESKVPQTKDPSHKKACTSLKVTERPKVSFGPYVEKRRPVPGKQKDFTKQTRHAAKGHFTPNPDQCQRHSSSFINIRPPSPHRPGLNLSDPSNPILHPPRLTYSSFNKTEGGSSLLQQAEKKKRGSYRKPLEMLLNLVDKHWTGERSLHHNNNFLSQAVQILSMMENDISSREAEVRTLRRETDALRFQAAAREEEHKTEVRNLSAQLEETHCAIGKLNEQLRIVLEENVALQKQLIKLERQYLRSMMKSSPITQIKEAQTEVEELRKEIEGLREKVQEAEKVKELSNMLQESHRSLVATNECLLAELKGSGEN; encoded by the exons ATGGCGGCGGAGTGTTTGACAACACTAACGGAGCAATGGATACGGGACAGATTACAGTTAAAACATCCCTGTCTCG GTGATGTCCGCTCACTGAGCCTCCCGGGGACGTATGAGGAAAAGATCAGACATCTGGGAAACGCACTGAACAACTTTGTCCGTCTGAAGTCTCTGGATCTGTCCTGCAATGCACTCGTCTCTGTCGAT GGTGTGCAACACATGAAAAAGCTGGAGAGGCTGATCCTGTACTATAACTGCATACCCTCCCTTGAAGACGTGAAAGTGCTGTATGAGCTGCCAgctctgagagagctggacctcAGACTCAACCCTCTGACTAAAAGTTATCCAAACTACCGCCCTTATCTGGTGCATGCCATGCCCAACCTGCGCAAGCTCG ATAGCTGTTTCGTCAGAGACACTGAGCGCAAAGCTGCCATAATGCAGTTTTCCTCTGACATTCTACCTGAGCAGAGGAGCTCCTGTCTAAATCAGGTTGAAGACCAAAG AAGCAGTAATCAGAGACTGGCTTTAGTGGACCGCTTAACCAAGAGGCTCTCCCTCCTGACTGACACTGATGATATTGTACTGAACTTTGTGGCAATGAATCATAGCGATCAAAGTGAAATCTCTGACTCTGTTCACAAGGAGGCAGATG TCTCAGAACCTAGGGAGGAAAAATCACAAGATTTTATAGAACAGAGGAGTTCAACTCCAAAAcag gaaACAGCAAAATCCATCCTCAGGTATCCCCCCACAAAATATG ATAACACTGAGTCCAAAGTGCCACAAACAAAAGATCCATCTCATAAAAAAGCTTGTACCTCATTGAAAGTGACCGAAAGACCAAAGGTGTCCTTCGGGCCCTATGTAGAGAAACGCAGACCTGTGCCTGGAAAACAAAAGGACTTCACCAAACAAACCAGACATGCAGCCAAGGGACATTTCACCCCCAATCCTG ATCAATGTCAGCGTCACAGTTCTTCATTTATTAATATCCGTCCTCCAAGTCCACACCGACCTGGTTTGAATCTGTCTGACCCTTCTAACCCCATCTTACATCCTCCAAGACTGACCTACTCCAGCTTCAACAAGACAGAAGGGGGCTCCAGCCTGCTGCAgcaagcagaaaagaaaaaaagg GGTAGTTACAGGAAACCCCTGGAGATGCTTCTCAACCTCGTGGACAAACACTGGACCGGAGAGAGATCACTGCATCATAACAACAACTTCCTGT CCCAGGCAGTCCAGATCCTCTCTATGATGGAAAACGATATTTCCAGCCGGGAGGCCGAGGTCAGGACCTTAAGACGGGAAACTGATGCACTGAGATTTCAAGCGGCCGCACGGGAGGAAGAGCACAAAACTGAAGTCCGTAACCTCTCAGCTCAGCTGGAGGAAACTCACTGTGCAATT GGCAAACTAAATGAGCAGCTGAGGATTGTCTTGGAGGAAAATGTCGCTCTACAGAAGCAACTTATCAAGTTAGAACGACAGTATCTCAGGTCTATGATGAAAAGTTCACCTATCACTCAGATTAAAG AGGCTCAGACAGaagtggaggagctgaggaaagAGATCGAGGGGCTGAGGGAGAAAGTGCAGGAGGCTGAGAAAGTCAAGGAGCTGTCAAATATGCTGCAAGAAAGCCACAG GTCCCTGGTGGCTACTAACGAGTGTTTGCTCGCTGAGCTGAAGGGAAGTGGGGAAAATTAA
- the LOC108891851 gene encoding tubulin polymerization-promoting protein isoform X2 yields MADQKDNIDDFKVQTAKHPNIGSAPLRPHSEQSRDRASKRLSTESNGTSEGGVGSSTPVEVTALEESFRRFAIHGDTRATGKDMHGKNWSKLCKDCGVIDGKNITLTDVDIVFSKVKKKSCRTITFDEFKVALGELARKKYKEKTGEEAEAEVFKLIEGKAPIIAGVTRAVASPTVSRLTDTTKFTGSHKERFDDTGRGKGKAGRVDIVDTSGYVSGYKHQGSYEKKVNKPTVAKPM; encoded by the exons ATGGCAGACCAGAA AGACAACATAGATGACTTTAAAGTCCAGACAGCCAAGCATCCTAACATCGGCTCAGCCCCTTTACGGCCGCACAGTGAACAGTCCAGAGACCGAGCGTCCAAAAGGCTTTCAACTGAGTCTAACGGGACCAGTGAAGGAGGTGTGGGTTCATCCACACCAGTGGAGGTGACAGCTTTGGAAGAGTCATTTCGGCGCTTTGCCATTCATGGTGACACCCGCGCTACCGGCAAGGACATGCACGGCAAGAACTGGTCCAAACTCTGCAAGGACTGCGGTGTGATTGACGGCAAGAACATCACCCTCACTGATGTGGACATCGTCTTCAGCAAAGTCAA GAAGAAATCCTGTCGTACCATCACATTTGACGAGTTCAAGGTTGCACTCGGGGAGCTGGCCAGgaagaaatataaagaaaagactggagaggaggcagaggcagaggtcTTCAAGCTGATAGAAGGGAAGGCACCTATAATTGCAGGAGTCACG AGAGCTGTGGCTTCCCCGACAGTGAGCCGCCTCACGGACACCACCAAGTTTACGGGGTCGCACAAGGAGCGTTTTGATGACACCGGCCGCGGGAAGGGTAAGGCGGGACGAGTAGACATAGTCGACACTTCCGGATACGTCTCGGGATACAAACATCAAGGGTCATATGAAAAGAAAGTCAATAAACCCACCGTGGCCAAACCCATGTGA
- the LOC108891851 gene encoding tubulin polymerization-promoting protein isoform X1 — protein sequence MSLNDAELSMGTAESTKRKQKSANPGTAQRERNSCTSMADQKDNIDDFKVQTAKHPNIGSAPLRPHSEQSRDRASKRLSTESNGTSEGGVGSSTPVEVTALEESFRRFAIHGDTRATGKDMHGKNWSKLCKDCGVIDGKNITLTDVDIVFSKVKKKSCRTITFDEFKVALGELARKKYKEKTGEEAEAEVFKLIEGKAPIIAGVTRAVASPTVSRLTDTTKFTGSHKERFDDTGRGKGKAGRVDIVDTSGYVSGYKHQGSYEKKVNKPTVAKPM from the exons atGTCCCTTAATGATGCTGAGCTGAGTATGGGAACAGCTGAGAG CaccaagagaaaacaaaagtcagCTAATCCAGGCACCgcacagagggaaagaaattCCTGCACAAGCATGGCAGACCAGAA AGACAACATAGATGACTTTAAAGTCCAGACAGCCAAGCATCCTAACATCGGCTCAGCCCCTTTACGGCCGCACAGTGAACAGTCCAGAGACCGAGCGTCCAAAAGGCTTTCAACTGAGTCTAACGGGACCAGTGAAGGAGGTGTGGGTTCATCCACACCAGTGGAGGTGACAGCTTTGGAAGAGTCATTTCGGCGCTTTGCCATTCATGGTGACACCCGCGCTACCGGCAAGGACATGCACGGCAAGAACTGGTCCAAACTCTGCAAGGACTGCGGTGTGATTGACGGCAAGAACATCACCCTCACTGATGTGGACATCGTCTTCAGCAAAGTCAA GAAGAAATCCTGTCGTACCATCACATTTGACGAGTTCAAGGTTGCACTCGGGGAGCTGGCCAGgaagaaatataaagaaaagactggagaggaggcagaggcagaggtcTTCAAGCTGATAGAAGGGAAGGCACCTATAATTGCAGGAGTCACG AGAGCTGTGGCTTCCCCGACAGTGAGCCGCCTCACGGACACCACCAAGTTTACGGGGTCGCACAAGGAGCGTTTTGATGACACCGGCCGCGGGAAGGGTAAGGCGGGACGAGTAGACATAGTCGACACTTCCGGATACGTCTCGGGATACAAACATCAAGGGTCATATGAAAAGAAAGTCAATAAACCCACCGTGGCCAAACCCATGTGA